The following proteins are co-located in the Pseudomonas synxantha genome:
- a CDS encoding IclR family transcriptional regulator produces the protein MTEDLIKRRAKGLDRAFDILDFLKEIGQPLRPNDIASGIGSPKSTVYELVASLLERRILETVGKDGHVYLGRQLYFLGQAHLRHFDLTREADHALQDIVSQTHETAQMCLLNGRKYTVALMREGQRHFRISSDIGENAPIPWTASGRLLLGHLSDQQIIDLIDPDDFILPDGQRLPLHIFLAQIRQATLDGFFSFDSVADTFTHCFAAPVRDAQGVSIATLCIVAPRADASKNYHDYRRVLIDSANSLARRINE, from the coding sequence ATGACCGAAGACCTCATCAAGCGCCGCGCCAAAGGCCTTGACCGTGCGTTCGATATCCTCGATTTTCTCAAGGAGATCGGCCAGCCCCTGCGCCCGAATGACATTGCCAGCGGCATCGGCAGCCCCAAGTCCACGGTCTACGAGCTGGTCGCGTCTCTGCTGGAGCGGCGCATCCTGGAAACCGTGGGCAAGGACGGTCACGTGTATCTGGGGCGCCAGTTGTATTTTCTCGGCCAGGCGCACCTGCGCCACTTCGACCTGACCCGCGAGGCCGACCACGCCTTGCAGGACATCGTCAGCCAGACCCACGAAACCGCGCAGATGTGCCTGCTCAACGGGCGCAAATATACGGTGGCGCTGATGCGCGAGGGCCAGCGGCATTTCAGGATTTCTTCGGATATCGGTGAAAACGCACCGATCCCGTGGACCGCTTCCGGGCGCCTGCTGCTCGGGCATTTGAGCGACCAGCAGATCATCGACCTGATCGACCCCGACGATTTCATCCTGCCGGACGGCCAGCGCCTGCCGTTGCACATCTTCCTGGCGCAGATCCGCCAGGCCACCCTTGATGGCTTTTTTTCCTTCGACAGTGTGGCCGATACCTTTACCCATTGCTTTGCCGCCCCGGTGCGGGACGCCCAGGGCGTCAGCATTGCGACCCTGTGCATCGTCGCCCCCCGGGCCGATGCCAGCAAAAACTACCACGACTATCGCCGGGTGCTGATCGACAGCGCCAACAGCCTGGCCCGGCGTATCAACGAATAG
- a CDS encoding amino acid deaminase, whose amino-acid sequence MSALNAVEKGAAAIGAHLVRDVSLPALVLHRDALEHNIRWMQDFVSRSGAELAPHGKTSMMPALFQRQISAGAWGITLASAVQTRAAYAGGVRRVLMANQLVGAPNMALIAELLADKDFDFHCMVDHPDNVADLGLFFAARGLRLNVMIEYGVVGGRCGCRSEHEVRELAKAIKAQPALALTGIEGYEGVIHGEHAISGIRDFAASLVRLAVDLQDSGLFDLPKPIVTASGSAWYDLIAESFEAQNAAGRFLSVLRPGSYVAHDHGIYKQAQCCVLERRSDLDEGLRPALEVWAHVQSLPEPGFAVVALGKRDVAYDAGLPVPLKRYKAGIVLAQGDDVSACKVTAVMDQHAFMTVAPGVDLRIGDIISFGTSHPCLTFDKWQVGCLVDEQLQVVESLCTRF is encoded by the coding sequence ATGTCTGCCCTCAATGCCGTTGAAAAAGGCGCCGCCGCTATCGGTGCCCACTTGGTCCGCGACGTCAGCCTGCCGGCCCTGGTGCTGCACCGCGACGCCCTGGAACACAACATTCGCTGGATGCAGGACTTTGTCAGCCGCAGCGGCGCTGAGCTGGCGCCCCACGGCAAGACCAGCATGATGCCCGCGCTGTTCCAGCGCCAGATCAGCGCCGGCGCCTGGGGCATCACCCTGGCCAGCGCCGTGCAGACCCGCGCTGCCTACGCCGGTGGCGTGCGTCGCGTGCTGATGGCCAACCAACTGGTGGGCGCGCCGAACATGGCGTTGATCGCCGAGCTGCTGGCCGACAAGGATTTCGACTTCCACTGCATGGTCGATCACCCGGATAACGTCGCCGACCTGGGACTGTTCTTCGCCGCCCGTGGCCTGCGCCTGAACGTGATGATCGAATACGGCGTGGTCGGCGGCCGTTGCGGTTGCCGCAGCGAGCACGAGGTGCGCGAGCTGGCCAAGGCAATCAAGGCCCAGCCCGCGCTGGCCCTGACCGGTATCGAGGGCTACGAAGGGGTGATCCACGGTGAACATGCCATCAGCGGCATTCGTGACTTCGCCGCCAGCCTGGTGCGCCTGGCGGTGGACTTGCAAGACAGCGGCCTGTTCGACCTGCCCAAGCCGATCGTCACGGCCTCGGGCTCGGCCTGGTACGACCTGATCGCCGAGTCGTTCGAAGCGCAGAATGCCGCGGGGCGTTTCCTCAGTGTGTTGCGCCCCGGCAGTTATGTGGCCCACGACCATGGTATCTACAAACAAGCCCAGTGCTGTGTGCTCGAGCGCCGCAGCGACCTCGACGAAGGCCTGCGCCCGGCGCTGGAAGTCTGGGCCCATGTGCAGTCGCTGCCGGAGCCGGGCTTTGCGGTGGTTGCCCTGGGCAAGCGCGACGTGGCTTATGACGCCGGTTTGCCGGTGCCGCTCAAGCGCTACAAGGCCGGGATTGTGCTGGCCCAAGGCGATGATGTGAGTGCCTGCAAGGTCACGGCGGTGATGGACCAGCATGCGTTCATGACCGTGGCACCGGGGGTTGACTTGCGCATCGGCGACATCATTTCGTTTGGTACTTCCCACCCTTGCCTGACCTTCGACAAATGGCAGGTGGGTTGCCTGGTGGATGAGCAGTTGCAGGTGGTCGAAAGCTTGTGTACCCGCTTCTAG
- a CDS encoding sugar kinase, whose product MTTQPRIALIGECMIELQHRADGSLHQSFGGDTLNTAVYLRRELGEVGSVDYVTALGDDSFSDAMCQQWQAEGLGLGMVQRLPGRLPGLYCIQTDANGERKFLYWRNEAAVRDCFTTPAAEPILAALPDYDVVYFSGITLAVLGAVGRGRLLQTLVQTRRRGGRVVFDNNYRPRLWADAAAAREAYSKVLAEVDIALLTEDDERALFGYQDSEQVFAAYPSIAEVVLKRGAHACLIRCAGQRFAVPALKVEKVVDTTAAGDSFSAAYLAGRFKGESPQEAAMAGHRLASRVIQVSGALIPR is encoded by the coding sequence ATGACCACCCAACCCCGCATCGCCCTTATCGGCGAATGCATGATCGAACTGCAACACCGCGCCGACGGCAGCCTGCACCAGAGCTTCGGCGGCGACACCCTGAACACGGCGGTGTACCTGCGCCGCGAACTGGGCGAAGTCGGCAGCGTTGATTATGTCACTGCCCTGGGCGATGACAGTTTCAGCGATGCCATGTGCCAGCAATGGCAGGCCGAGGGCCTTGGCCTGGGCATGGTCCAGCGCCTGCCCGGACGCCTGCCGGGCTTGTATTGCATCCAGACCGATGCAAATGGCGAACGCAAATTTCTGTATTGGCGCAACGAGGCGGCGGTGCGCGACTGCTTCACCACGCCGGCGGCCGAGCCGATACTGGCGGCGCTGCCGGATTATGACGTGGTGTATTTCAGCGGCATTACCCTGGCGGTGCTGGGAGCGGTGGGGCGCGGGCGCCTGCTGCAAACCCTGGTGCAAACCCGTCGTCGGGGTGGCAGGGTGGTGTTCGACAACAACTACCGGCCACGGCTGTGGGCTGATGCCGCAGCGGCCCGTGAGGCTTATAGCAAGGTGCTGGCCGAAGTGGATATCGCCCTGTTGACCGAGGACGACGAGCGCGCCTTGTTTGGCTATCAAGACAGCGAGCAGGTGTTTGCGGCGTATCCATCAATTGCAGAAGTGGTGCTCAAGCGTGGGGCGCATGCCTGTCTGATTCGTTGTGCGGGGCAGCGCTTTGCAGTGCCGGCACTGAAGGTGGAGAAGGTGGTGGATACCACGGCGGCGGGGGATTCGTTCAGTGCGGCGTATCTGGCCGGTCGATTTAAAGGTGAGTCGCCGCAAGAGGCTGCCATGGCGGGGCATCGGTTGGCGAGTCGGGTGATCCAGGTGTCGGGGGCTTTGATACCGAGGTGA
- a CDS encoding peptidylprolyl isomerase, with product MKAQARHILVKTSEEAEQLKQRIAKGEAFDVLAKKYSTCPSGKRGGDLGEVRPGQMVGAIDAVIFKKPVKVVHGPIKSKFGYHLVQVFYRD from the coding sequence ATGAAAGCCCAAGCCCGTCATATTCTGGTGAAAACCAGCGAAGAAGCCGAACAGCTCAAACAGCGCATTGCCAAGGGCGAAGCCTTTGATGTGCTGGCCAAGAAGTACTCCACCTGCCCGTCGGGCAAGCGTGGCGGCGACCTGGGTGAAGTGCGGCCAGGGCAGATGGTGGGGGCAATTGACGCGGTGATCTTCAAGAAACCGGTGAAGGTGGTGCACGGGCCGATCAAGAGCAAGTTCGGGTATCACCTGGTGCAGGTGTTTTACCGGGACTGA